GCCTCGGCTTTTCGGAAGAATGTGCTCGCACGTGAGGTCCTGCTCACGGAATCGCTGACCATGGTGCGGGCTTGGTTACGCCCCGCGCCGCAGGACCTTGCCGGGTCGCGCTTCAGTCATCGCGGCGTCGCGCATCACGGCTGCGCCGTTGACAAAAACGTGAGTCACACCTGTCGACCTGACGTTCGGGTTCTCCAATGTCGAGTGACAGTGGATTCGATCGAGATCGAAGACTGCTAGGTCCGCGTAGTATCCAGCCCGGAGTTCTCCCCGATGCTCCAGCCGGAAACGCCGTGCAGGAGTCCAGGTCAGGCGTCCTACAGCCTCGACGATATCCAGGACGCGCTGATCTCTCACGTACTTCTGAAGGAACGACGCTGCCCACGAGAAAGCGATCGGCGAGAACCGCAGGTCTTTCAAAGCGCCCACTTCACTGACGGACACGCCATCGGAAATCACCATGCAGTCGGGCTGCCGGATCAATGTGTCGATGTCTGCTTGACTCGATACCCGTCCGCACCACATCAAGCGAGACATCTCGGCGCCTTCTTCCAGGAGGAGGTCGCAGATGCAATCCCAAGGCGTGGATTGCCGCTCGACGGCAATCTGCTGAATGGTTTTTCCCATGTAGGACGGGTTCGCTCCGCAATGGTAGAGAACCAGCCAGTCCCACCGGTGGTCGGCGAGCAACTTCCAGTTGGGAAATGCGTTCTCCTGCAAGCGCGCACGGGAAGGTCCAGGTCGCAGTAGGGACCGCAGGTCGTCGCTTGGCAGCTCAAGTGCCCAAGCCGGGAGAGACGCAATGACTTTCGTGGGCCCCCATTCATCGGGAATGACATCGAAGCCCACATCGGCGCCATCCTCGCGCGCCCAGCGCACCATCTCCAGCAGACGATCCGCAGCGCCCTGCGGCGCGCCGTATTTTGGAGCTATGTGAGACAGCTGGAGTTTGGACTGGGTCGTGCGAGCGATGCCGAGCGCTTCACCGACCCCCATTTCGATCAACCAGTCGCGGTTGCGGACGTGACTGGCGTACACCACGTCGAACTCCGCCGCAATCGCACCTGCCTCCAAGAGTTCCACAGCGGTCGCGTGCATGCCTGGCGCGTACTCCAGCCCAGTGGAGATACCAATCGCGCCGTCGTCAAGCGCTTGGCGCAGATACTTCCCCATCGCTGAGAGTTCGTCCGCGCCGGCTGCCGAACTGGCTGTTCCCTTGACAGCAAGGCGAACCGTACCGTGGCCGACGTATGAAGCGACGTTCAATACGGGGCGCGTGGCCTGCAGCACGTCGAGGTACTCGGCGAACGTCCTCCAGGTGATCTCTGTCGAGTCCTGCACCGCGAGAAGGTGCTTCCTCAGCAAAATTGGGTCGGCGCAAGGTGCACAGCTATGACCGCAGTTGCCGGCAATCTCGGTTGTGACTCCCTGAGTGATCTGACTCTGGCCACCGGAATCCTTGAGAAATGCAGCATCCGAGTGGGTATGAATATCGATGAACCCAGGTGCAACGATCAGGCCAGAGCAGTCGATCCTCTGACGCGCGGGTACGTCAACGATGCCTTGCTGCACCCACACGATTCGTTCGCCTGCGATTGCCACCGTGCCGATGAAGGGCTCCGCTTGGCCCTCGCTGGCGACAACCTGGCCGCCGACGAGTAGGTAATCGATCACCATGAGTTGGCCTCAGTTGTCGATGCGAATGTTCTTCGCCTTGATCAGGCCTGACCAACGTCCTTCTTCGGCCGCAATGAAGCGAGAGAATTCGCCGGCATTTTTGGGCTGGACTACCATGCCCCGGCCTCGCAAGTCTTGCAGCACTGCGGGGTCCTTCAAGACTTCCAGGATTTCCTTCGCCAGGTAATCCTTGATGGCAGAGGGCGTCTTGGCGGGCGCCGCGATGCCGTACCAGAGTGAAACGTCGATTCCAGGGAGGCCCTGTTCTGCAAGGGTTGGGACGTCAGGGAAAGAGTCCATCCGCTTGTCCACGGTGACTCCGAGTACCTTCACCTTGCCCGATTTTGCGAGCTCAGTGGCACTTAGCGCCGACAGGAACATGAGATCGATCTGTCCGCTGAACACTTGGGTCAGCGCAGGAGCGGTACCCGGAAAGGGAACGTGCAAGAGTTCCACGTGTGCGGCCTGCTCCATCAATGCGATAGCGGCGTGCGCGGTGCTTCCAACCCCCCAGCTTGCTGCGGACACCGAGCCGGGCTGCTGCTTTGCCACGCGAACGAGATCCGGAACACTGGCAGCCTTCGAGCTCGGATTGGCAACGAGCGCAAAAGGCATGATGCCCATGAATGCCACCGGGTCCAGATCCTTCGAGGTATAGCTGATGTTCTTGTACACCATCGGGTTCAGCACGTTTGTCTCCGGCAGTGCCAACATGAGGGTATAGCCGTCAGGCTGCGCACGAGCGACGGCCGTCGTGCCGACGATTCCGTTCGCTCCGGGCTTGTTGTCTACCACCACCTGTTGGTTTATTCGCTCCGACAGCTTCAAGGCCATCAGCCGCGCAATACCGTCCGTGTTGCCCCCTGCGCTCCAAGGCACGACCAGCCTGATCGGTCGGGATGGGAACTTTTCGGTCTGCGCGGAAGCCGGCAGAAGGATGGCCGCCAGCAGGGCGCCAAATGCGAGATTGCGGAAAGACATGGTGGGTTCCTGGGTAGTGAAGTTCCCAATCTAGTTGGGTCGATTTCTGTCCCGCGTACCACTTTGTCGAAAAGGGAAAGACCGGTTGCGGGTTTCCGGATGAACTACTTATCGAGGGGCAAAGGGCGCCGCGCGCCGGTGCGCCCGGCAGGACATGCATGTCCGGGTTTTTTCTCAAGCCGCAAGGTCAGAGGAGGGCACGCGTGCGCAAGGTCACGCAACTGCGTCATCAGCCCCCAGGCGAACACCCTCACCCTCAGCGGCAGACCACGACGAACTCGCATTGTCCCAGCGTGCAATTCGGCCATCGCGGACTTGAAGAATCTCGATGGCTCGAGTGTGCTGCAGTGTTGAGTGTTCAGGTGACTTCCAGCGCAATCGCGCGTCACAGATAACCAGGTCGCCGGCGATTGCGCGAACAGTCTTGCGAAGGTCGTAGTGGGTGTATCTCGAATATCGCTCACGGATGATCGGACGCAGCTGCTCCTTGCCGGTAAGGAAGACTGCGCCGAGGTCGGCGATAACGTCATCCGTGAAGATATCTAGGATGAGCTCAGGATCCAAGGTGCTGCAGGTCGCCACCACTTGATTCAGCCAATTCTGTGCGGTCTCCGCATCGAGGGCTGCACTGCCGTCTTGATAGCTCTTCCAATCGGTCATGGGATCTCTCCGGTAAATAAAGGTGCAATCAGGTCGCCTGACGATCAAGCCTCGTAAGCCACGCCGTCGCGGCCAGGGTCGGCGCCACCCTCGAGCCGTTCGCCGTTGATGCGGATCCCGTGCACAGAAGCAATCGTGTACCCGAAGGGGTTCCGAACCACTTCGTAGCCCAGACTCTCGAGCGGCCGGGACACGGAGCGTGGAATGCGATTCGAAATATCGATGATGTTGCTCGTGGACGAGAAGCGCGGAGCAGATACGGCCTCTTGCATGTTCATCCCATGATCCGCAACGTTCAGGATTGCCTGCAGCACGCCCATCGCGATCTGCGTCCCGCCTGGCGCGCCAAGCACAATTTCGGGCTCGTCTCCGCGGAACACGATGGTGGGACAGGCCGAAGTGAACCGTGCTTTTCCGGGTGCGATGCTGCCCGTTCTGCCTGGTCGCGGGTCGAACACGCCCATGCAGCCGTTGTACATGAAGCCAAGGCCGGGCGTCATCACACCGGACGGCATCGCGAGCGAATGCGTGATGGCGGCACAATTGCGTTCACCATCCACCACGGACAGGTGCGTCGTGTCCTTGGGAACAGGCGCCTCCAAGTTGAGACGGGGCACGTCGGCCTTCTCGCCGGCCTTGATGGCGGCAGCAGCCTGCACCGCGTAGGCTTTTGAGAGCAGGCGATCCAGCGGCACCTCTAGAAACGCCGGATCGCCGAGATGACGGTCTTTGTCGATGGTGGCGCGCTTCATGGCCTCGCATACGATGCGGATGTATTCCGGCGTGTTGTGCCCGAACGCCTTCAGGTCGAACTGCTCCAAGATGTTGAGCATCTGGAGCAGCATCGCGCCGCCACCGGGAGGCTGGTTGGTGGTGATGCGCCGGTCCCTGTAGGTTCCTGCCAGCGGAGCGTTCTCGCGTGGTGCGTAAGTCGCGAGATCTTGCAAAGACAGCAGGCCGCCGTGGGCAGCAAAGTCCTCCACCATACGGTGGGCGAGTTCACCGCGGTAGAAGGACGCTGCGCCATCACGCGCGATCGTTTCCAGCGTGTTGGCGTAGTCCGGGTTGCGCAGCGGCGTGCCGATGGTCTTGGGAGTGCCGTCCGGCCGGCAGAAAAGTTCCCGACCGGAGGCCGAGTAGAGGAGTCGATCTCTGTTGCTTGCTCGGCCCGCGAGCGGTTCGTCGATCCAGAACGCATACATCGCCGGCCGTACCATGAACCCGTCCCGGGCCCATGCAATGGCAGGCGCGACCACTTCTCGCCACGGAAGGCGGCCATGCCGCTCGTGCAGGCGCTCCAGCCCGCTGAGCGTTCCCGGAACGGCGATGGCTTGGTAGCCGATGTCGTTCAAGCGGCCCTTGATGCTGAAGCCGAAACCGTCGCGCGTCTCACCCTCCAGCAAGTGCTCCCACATGTCTGCGCGAGCGCCAAGCGGCGCGGGAGCGTGGAAGTCCACATACTCGTGAATGCCGGCTTCTGGGCGGTGTACGACGGCCGTGCCGAAGCCGCCGATGCTGCACATCAGCGGATCCACCACGGTTTGCACAAGGGCGCAGGCGACTGCCGCGTCGACCGCGCTCCCGCCTGCCCGCAGGATTTCAACGCCCGACTCGGCCGCTTCAGGCTGCGGACAGCTCACCATTCCTTTGCTGCTCATGTCGACTCTTGTATCAAGTTGAGCCCACGGCGCCGGTGGCCCGCTGCCGCTTGGCCGGGCGGAGTGTGCTATCGGAGCGTCATGCGTCCGGAGTGTTGTCGACCTCCTGCCGTTCCACGCTGGGCAGCTTCTCGTACTCCTCGATGTACCGCGGCACCGGGACGTCCTGCCGACCTTGGGGATCGCGGATGGCACCCGCGAAGACCTGCTTGATCAGCAGTTCACCGGCCCAGCAATCGCGGTCAAGATCGAACTCGAAATCGGTGGGCGGGCCCGACCGCATCTTTGCCACAGCCTCGGCAATGGGAATGCGCATCACCGTCGTGCTGTTCAACTCCTTGGAGTTCGGAGGCCTCACATCGGCAAAACGGCCTTTCAGGACGTGGCGCGCGTAGGCCTCGAAGGAGGCGATTTTTTCCTGTGGATCCGTCACTTCTTCTGGACGCCCGAACACCACCACGGACCGGTAGTTAACGGAGTGGTTGTAGAGTGCGCGTGCCAAAACCAGGCCATCCACATGAGTGACAAGGACGCACACCTCCCCACTCAGCGCCGCGCTGAGCATGGTGCTCTGGTTGGAGCCGTGAATGTAGATGTAGTCGCCAATCCGGCCGTAGCCAGTCGGCAAAACGCGGGGCGCGCCTTCGTGGACGTAGGCCACATTGCACATGAACCCTTCGTCCAGGATGGCGTGGATGGCCTCCTTGTCGTAGATCCCACGGTGCGGACGACGGGTTAGCTTCGTCCGCTCTGTCACTTCGTACTTCTCAGTCATCGACTTTCCTTCGGATTGCGGGGCTGTTCCCCTGGAGCGCGGGGTGCGAAAAGTGTCTTGCTAACGATTCTTGACGGATCTAAGTGTCACTGTCGGGCCACTTCGCGGCGTTGCTGCAGGCCACTTTGCGAGCGGGCATGCTGCGCGGCCGTCCCGATCTACTTCGCGGGTCCGACCGATGCCGGTCGCCTCGCGATGAAGTCCCCGCGGATCTGCTCGTATGCCGCTCCTGCACGAAGAACCTTGGCGTCGCCGCCGTACGGGCCGATCAGCTGGATGCCCATGGGCCAACGGCCGTTCGCATGGAAGCCGGCGGGTACCACCAAGGCCGGCAAGCCGCCCAGGGTGGCATAGATTGCGACCTCCATCCAGCGGTGGTAAGTGTCCATCTCGCGTCCCGCGATCTGCTTGGGCCAGCGCTCCTCCGCGTTGAATGGCCAACACTGCGCGGAGGGCAGCACGAGCAGGTCCCACTGATCCAGCATGGTGCGCATGTGCTGGTAGTAGTTCGTGCGAACCTGGCTTGCCTGACGGAAATCGGTGAAGCTCATGCCGCGTGAGCACTCGTACTCCCACTGAGCCTCCGGCTTGATCTTCTCCTTGGCACCTGGCAGTTGCATGAGCGCGCCGACACGTGGCCCCGCGCCTGCGCGGCGCCAAGTCAGCCAGCATTCCCACAGTTGCTTGGGATCGAACCCCAATGGCACCTCCTCGACCACGGCGCCCGCCGCTTCGAGGTGACGCAGCGCTTCGCGACAGGCGTCCAGCACCCCGGTTTCCATCGCGAGGTGGCCGCCAAGGTCGCCCAGCCAGCCTATGCGCATGCCGCTGAAAATCCCCGGATCGACGGCTTCGTTTTCGTTCCAGCCCAAAGGCATCTGCATGGAAAGCGGCGAACGCGGATCGAAACCGCTTTGTGTGGTCAGAAGCCGCCCCACATCGCGGATGCTACGGCCCATGGGACCCTCGTTCGAGAGCAGGTCGATCCACACGTCCGACATTCCAGCCTGGGGCACCCTTCCTTGCGACGGGCGCATACCGAAGACATGGTTCCAGCCTGCCGGGTTCCGCAGTGAACCCATTCCGTCTGACCCGTCCGCAATAGGGAGCATGCGCTGCGCCAGGGAAACGGCCGCGCCTCCGCTGCTGCCGCCGGCGCTCACTGCCGGATCCCATGCATTGCGGGTCACACCCCACAGAGTGCTGAACGTATGCGAGCCCAGTCCGAACTCAGGCGTCGTCGTCTTGCCGATCACGATGCAGCCGGCGGCCTTCATGCGTGCGGTCAGGATGGAGTCGCTCGTCGGCATATTGCGGGCCAGCAGCTCGCAACCTTTCGTGGTGGGGAAGCCAAGGACGTCTGCGAAATCCTTGACGGCCATGGGGATGCCATGCAGCCAGCCCCGCACCTTGCCGCTGGCCAGTTCGGCGTCAGCAGCATCGGCTTCGGCCAATAGCTTCTCGACCGGAGCCATGTTTACGATAGTGTTGAAGATGGGGTTGAGCGCATGAATGCGATCGACCGTGGCCTGCATCAGCTCGCGGCAAGAGAACGACCGGCGCCGCAGGCCATCGGCGAGTTCGGAAGCCGTCAGGTCGGTCAAGGCAGGCCTCACGGAGGCGGTTTCACTCATCATTTCTCCTTGAACCGCGGCCGGGCGCATAACAGACCCCCCGCGTCGAGCCACTTAACGTCGTCTGTCATGTAAGTGGCATGCCACTTGCATCATCAGCGAGCCACACTCGGCACCATGCCGAAGCGACTTGGCGCATTCTTGACGGGGAACAGCGCGATGAACGGGCCACTTTCAATCGATGAGTCGAACCACTTTGGTGCGCAGCCCAAGCCCCGGCGACGGCGAGCGCGGGCGTCCAGGGCACGCCTGCTCGAGACCCTGGTGATCAACCGGCAAAGCCCGGTGACCGTGGTGGACCAGGTTGCCACCGGGATTGAACACCTGATCGTCACCGGCGGCCTGAAATCAGGCGACCTCCTGCCGTCGACGCGCGAGCTCGCCCGAACGCTCGACATCGGCAGGGCCACGGCGCTCAGTGTCATCGCCAGACTCAGCGCAGAGGGATTCATCGAGACCCGCGTCGGCTCCGGCTCGCGAGTGCGCGAGCGATCAGCCGACTTGTTGACCGGGAGTGCCGCGCCCGCGCCAAGCTCGCTCAAACGCAGCCACGTGCCGGGCGCCGTGGCCATCCAGCAGCAGGTTGCCTTGCTGGACACCTTGCCAAAGCATGTCTCGCGCAGCACCAGCTTGATGGATTTGCAAAGCCTGTCAGTGGCTACGCCTTTCGCTCCAGGGATGCCGGCAATCGATCAGTTCCCCTATCACTCCTGGAGCGACTTCTGCGCAAAGTCCTGGAAGCACGCGACGGCCGCCCTGCTGGAAACTCGCGACCCGGCCGGCTACAGGCCGCTTCGGGAGGCACTTGCCGGCTACCTGGCGAGTGCACGTGGGGTCCGTTGCACGGCGGACCAGATCATCATTGTCTCTGGTGCTCAGCACGCGTTCGATCTCACCTTGCGCGTGCTGACGCAGCCGGGTGACCGGGTGTTGATTGAGGACCCGGGCTTCCTGGGCGCCAGGAATGCCATGCTGTCGGCGGGATTGAATCTGAGGGGTGTCCCGCTAGATGAAGAAGGTGTCATGGTGCCGGATGACAACGGCGGCGCCAAGTTGCTCTACACCACCCCGTCGCATCAGTATCCGATGGGTAGAACCATGAGCCTCGCGCGCCGCCGGGCACTCCTCGAGTGGGCGCGCCGGACATCGTGCTTCATCTTTGAAGACGACTACAGCAGCGAATTTCGGTATGACGGCAAGCCCTTGCCTTCCCTGCAGGGGTCTGACGAGTACAGCCGGGTGATCTATGCTGGAACGTTCAACAAGATCATGTTTCCGTCCTTGAGGCTGGGTTACCTCGTCGTCCCGGAAGAACTCGTTGATGTTTTCCTGAGTATCCGAACCTGGTCGGACGGCTGTCCTCCGGGCGTGATCCAGGCCGCCATGCTCCAGTTCATCGAACGGGGAGCTTTTTACTCGCACATCCGCCGATTGCGAGAGATCTACTCGGCACGCCACTCGCTGCTGTGCGAGCTGATCTCCCAGAGGATGGGACTGATGCTGTCGGTCATCTCGGATCCGGCTGGACTGAACCTCGCGGCGGTCGCGAAGCGCCCGATGGACGACGTGGCCCTCTCACGCCGTGCTCGCAATGCGAATATCGTCTGTCCGCCCCTGTCTCAGTACTTCGTCCATGTGGAACCGCAGCGTGGGTTCCAGTTTGGCTTTGCTTCGAGCAACGAGGCTCAGATGAAGGCGGCCATCGACCGACTCGAAGTGGTCTGGGGCCAAGGCGCGTCGACTGCTGCTTAACTGGTCTGAGTAACCGGCGCGAAGTGGCCTGCAGCAGGAGCCCTTCGGTGCATACGCTTCCCGGATCACGAAGGGAACCGCTTATGCTTCAGACTCGAATTGGCTACGAACTCGCTCAAGATGACACAGAGGCACGGCGCCTGGCGCTGATCGTGCTGCGCACGGACCGCACCATCGAGGGCGAGGTGCGATCGAGCCTTCCAACCTCGCAGCCCGTCTCCCTGTACCACAGTCGCATCTTCAACGACTTCGAGATCACCGCCGCGACCTTGGAGGCCATGTCGGACTTGCTGCAGCCGACGGCGGCCTTGATCCCCGCCGAGTTCAAGCCGCATGTGGTGGGCTACGGCTGCACGTCGGCCACGATGCTCCTGGGAGAGGAACGCATCGCAAGCATCATCCGCCAAGCACATCCGGGCGTGCAGGTGACCGAACCGGTTACTGCTTGCATCGCGGCATGCACGTCGCTGGGCATGAAGAAGATCAAGCTGGTCACCCCCTACGAGAGCGCGGTGAACCGGAAGATCGTGGACGGACTGCGCGCCCGCGGGCTGGACGTGGACTCCGTGGTCTCGTTCGAAGAGCCCGATGACCTGAAGGTGGGCGCCATTTCCACGAACAGCGTGGTCGAGGCCGCCGTCCATGCGGGCGGTGGAGTGAAGTCGGACGTCGATGGTGTCTTCATCTCATGCACCACGCTGCCGAGCTTCGGTGCCATTCCGATCATCGAGCGCCTCACGGGCAAGCCCGCGACTTCAAGCAATCATGCGCTGGCATGGCACATGCAGAAGCTTGCCGGCATCAAGAAGTTCCAGGGCTCGCTCGGACGCCTCTACGCAGACTAGCCGTGGCAGGCGTCCTCCGACGGAGTTCCCGCCTCTTGCGACATGCTTCGCTGCCGCACCGTCGTCCGCGAGAACGCCGTCACCTCTGATGCTCGACCTCAACGAATACCTGAAGAGGATCCTCACGGCCCGTGTGTACGACGTGGCCGTGGAAACCCCGTTGCAGCCTGCCAGAGAGTTGTCGAGCCGGCTCGGCAATCAGGTTCTCCTGAAGCGCGAAGACCAGCAGGCCGTGTTCAGCTTCAAGCTCCGCGGCGCCTACAACAAGATCGCACAGTTGTCGCCCGAGGAGATGCGTCGCGGGGTGATCTGTGCCTCTGCGGGTAACCATGCTCAAGGTGTCGCACTTGCCGCGCGGCGCTTGGGCGCGACCGCGGTCATCGTCATGCCTTTTACCGCGCCGCGCGTCAAGATCGAGGCGGTCAAGGGACTGGGGGGCACCGTGGTGCTGCACGGGGAGAGCTACTCCGAGGCTTACGCTCATGCCCTGGAACTACAGGAGGCAGGCGGGTTGACGTTTGTGCATCCCTTCGACGACCCCGATGTGATCGCCGGGCAAGGCACGGTAGGGATGGAGATCCTGAGGCAGCACCAGGCGTCGCTGCAAGCCGTGTTCGTACCAGTCGGCGGCGGCGGGTTGATCGCTGGCGTCGCTGCGTACGTCAAGGCGGTCCGCCCGGAGGTTCAAGTGATCGGGGTGCAGACCGTCGACTCGGATGCCATGGCGCGATCGGCTCTGGCTCGCAAACGCGTCACGTTGGGCGACGTGGGCTTGTTCTCGGATGGAACGGCCGTGAAGCACGTGGGCGCGGAGACCTTTCGCATCGCCAGCAGCCTTGTGGACGACTATGTGACGGTGGATACGGACTCCATCTGTGCGGCGATCAAGGATGTATTCACCGACACTCGCAGCATCGTGGAACCGGCCGGGGCGCTGGCAGTGGCCGCCGTGAAGCAGTACGTCAAGCAGCGAAAGACGCGCGGAGAGACGTATGTGGCCATTCTCAGCGGCGCCAACATGAACTTCGACAGGCTCCGGTTCGTTGCGGAACGGGCGGAGATCGGTGAAGAGCGGGAGGGCCTGCTCGCGGTCTCGCTTCCCGAATCACCTGGAAGCCTGTTGCGCCTGTGCAAGACCATCGACGCGCTGTCCGGCCCCGCCCGCAGCATCACGGAACTCAAGTACCGTGTATGCGACGCCGAGAATGCCTCGGTGCTGGCCGGGTTGACGATCCACTCCGCAGGGGAAACGACACGCGTTGCGGAAGTCCTGGCGCAGGCTGGCTTCTCCGCCCAAGATCTGACGCACGATGAACTGGCCAAGGAGCACATGCGGCACATGGTGGGCGGGCGCTCGCCGCTCGCCGCGGGCGAGCGTGTGCTGCAGTTCGTCTTTCCGGAGCGTCCGGGTGCCTTGATGCAATTTCTCTCGTCTTTGCCGCCCAACTGGAACATCACGATGTTCCACTACCGCAACCAAGGCGCCGACTATGGCCGGGTGTTGGTTGGCCTGCAGGCGCCCAGCCCAGACGAGGACGATTTCCACCGTGTTCTAGAGAGAGTGGGCTATCCGCACGAGGAGCTCACGTCCGCTCCTTCCTATCGGCTTTTCCTGGGGCCTAGACCAGTTCAATGATCTGGTCTAGGCCCATCCGCAGGCTGCGATCACGCATTTCCAGTGAGGCAGAAACCACCGGCAGCACGAGGGGAGCGCGCTGGCACCTTCATTCACCCGAAAGAGTTGACCGGCGTCACTATCATGAGGAGCCGCGCGGGTGAATGGCCCACGTTCTTGCCGCTGTGTGGCTGTTCGCAAGAGAAGTGGACGCAGTCGCCTGGCTCGAGCACCAGTGTTTTGTCGCCGATTCGGAATTCAAACCGCCCGTCCAACAGGTACAGCACTTCCTCGCCTGCGTGCGTCAGGACCTCCGGGTTCATCGACTCGCCCGCCGGGTAGACCAGTTCAAAAGCGCTCATCTGCTGATCGATGAGCTCTCCGCTCATGAGGTGGTACGAGTAGCCCCGAGCAGTAAGTGGCGGTTCGCCACCGCGGTCCTTGGCTCTGTTCAGGGTGTAGTGCGGAGCGGCTTTTGCATCAGGATCCTCGAAAAAATCGCCCAGTGGGATGCCGAGGCGGCCTGCAATCACGATCAGGTTGGAGATCGAGGCACTCGATTCGCCGCGTTCCAGGCGCGACAGGAAACCCGGGGAGAGGTCTGTATCTTTGCTCAGACGCTCGAGGGTGATCTGCTTGGCGCGGCGGGCTTCCCTGATCCTCGCACCGAGCCGGATTGCAACGGCCCGGGTCTTTTCCTCGAGTTCTGATTTGTTCTTGTCCATCGCAGCGCTGATTTTGTGTGTGGTGCAAATCTACCATCGCGGCACGGTGCGGCAAAGAACCGAGGATGTGGAGCTCACAGGCAGGCGCCGGTGGCGCTACTTCCCGCCCGTGAACCGGGTAAGGCTTCTGGCCGAGTCGGGGTCGCGCGCAGGCATTCGGGCAACCGGTATGTCGATGGAGTCGACGGGCGAGACAATCATCAACAGGCGTGCCTCTCCGTGCCCGATGTTCTCGCCGGTATGCGGTTGATCGCAAGCAAAGTGCACGCAGTCTCCGGGCTCCAAGACCATCGTGTCGGAGCCGATGCGGAACTCCATGGTGCCTTCAAGAAGATAGAGGACTTCCTCGCCTCGGTGTGTCAGTACCTCTGGATGCATCGTCTCGCCGGCAGGGTAGACGAGTTCGAACGCGCTGACCTGTTGGCCCTCCAGATCGCCGCTGGTGAGGCGGTAGGTGTAGCCGCCGGCACTCAGCGGAGCTTCGCAACTCCTGTTCCTTGCCCGCGTCAACACATAGTCGGGTCGGGGACATTCCTGCGCAACCTCGAAGAAGTCACGCAATGCGATCCCCAGACTCTCCGAGATCACGATGAGGTTGGAGATCGAAGCGCTGGTCTCTCCGCGCTCGAGGCGAGACAGAAAGCCCGCCGATAGAT
This genomic window from Variovorax sp. V93 contains:
- a CDS encoding PLP-dependent aminotransferase family protein, whose translation is MPKRLGAFLTGNSAMNGPLSIDESNHFGAQPKPRRRRARASRARLLETLVINRQSPVTVVDQVATGIEHLIVTGGLKSGDLLPSTRELARTLDIGRATALSVIARLSAEGFIETRVGSGSRVRERSADLLTGSAAPAPSSLKRSHVPGAVAIQQQVALLDTLPKHVSRSTSLMDLQSLSVATPFAPGMPAIDQFPYHSWSDFCAKSWKHATAALLETRDPAGYRPLREALAGYLASARGVRCTADQIIIVSGAQHAFDLTLRVLTQPGDRVLIEDPGFLGARNAMLSAGLNLRGVPLDEEGVMVPDDNGGAKLLYTTPSHQYPMGRTMSLARRRALLEWARRTSCFIFEDDYSSEFRYDGKPLPSLQGSDEYSRVIYAGTFNKIMFPSLRLGYLVVPEELVDVFLSIRTWSDGCPPGVIQAAMLQFIERGAFYSHIRRLREIYSARHSLLCELISQRMGLMLSVISDPAGLNLAAVAKRPMDDVALSRRARNANIVCPPLSQYFVHVEPQRGFQFGFASSNEAQMKAAIDRLEVVWGQGASTAA
- a CDS encoding Asp/Glu racemase, giving the protein MLQTRIGYELAQDDTEARRLALIVLRTDRTIEGEVRSSLPTSQPVSLYHSRIFNDFEITAATLEAMSDLLQPTAALIPAEFKPHVVGYGCTSATMLLGEERIASIIRQAHPGVQVTEPVTACIAACTSLGMKKIKLVTPYESAVNRKIVDGLRARGLDVDSVVSFEEPDDLKVGAISTNSVVEAAVHAGGGVKSDVDGVFISCTTLPSFGAIPIIERLTGKPATSSNHALAWHMQKLAGIKKFQGSLGRLYAD
- the ilvA gene encoding threonine ammonia-lyase, biosynthetic, with translation MLDLNEYLKRILTARVYDVAVETPLQPARELSSRLGNQVLLKREDQQAVFSFKLRGAYNKIAQLSPEEMRRGVICASAGNHAQGVALAARRLGATAVIVMPFTAPRVKIEAVKGLGGTVVLHGESYSEAYAHALELQEAGGLTFVHPFDDPDVIAGQGTVGMEILRQHQASLQAVFVPVGGGGLIAGVAAYVKAVRPEVQVIGVQTVDSDAMARSALARKRVTLGDVGLFSDGTAVKHVGAETFRIASSLVDDYVTVDTDSICAAIKDVFTDTRSIVEPAGALAVAAVKQYVKQRKTRGETYVAILSGANMNFDRLRFVAERAEIGEEREGLLAVSLPESPGSLLRLCKTIDALSGPARSITELKYRVCDAENASVLAGLTIHSAGETTRVAEVLAQAGFSAQDLTHDELAKEHMRHMVGGRSPLAAGERVLQFVFPERPGALMQFLSSLPPNWNITMFHYRNQGADYGRVLVGLQAPSPDEDDFHRVLERVGYPHEELTSAPSYRLFLGPRPVQ
- a CDS encoding helix-turn-helix domain-containing protein, which produces MDKNKSELEEKTRAVAIRLGARIREARRAKQITLERLSKDTDLSPGFLSRLERGESSASISNLIVIAGRLGIPLGDFFEDPDAKAAPHYTLNRAKDRGGEPPLTARGYSYHLMSGELIDQQMSAFELVYPAGESMNPEVLTHAGEEVLYLLDGRFEFRIGDKTLVLEPGDCVHFSCEQPHSGKNVGHSPARLLMIVTPVNSFG
- a CDS encoding helix-turn-helix domain-containing protein — protein: MGTALVHAAPFSDALRQQTELMEENKADLDETIRTVARRLGERLRDARRSKAITLEVLSAKTDLSAGFLSRLERGETSASISNLIVISESLGIALRDFFEVAQECPRPDYVLTRARNRSCEAPLSAGGYTYRLTSGDLEGQQVSAFELVYPAGETMHPEVLTHRGEEVLYLLEGTMEFRIGSDTMVLEPGDCVHFACDQPHTGENIGHGEARLLMIVSPVDSIDIPVARMPARDPDSARSLTRFTGGK